From Pusillibacter faecalis, one genomic window encodes:
- a CDS encoding helix-turn-helix domain-containing protein — MPMYPRIRDLREDSDRNQTELAGLLGMSQTGYSKYETGENEIPVSVLIKLADLYQTSTDYLLGRTDQKTPYPPRK, encoded by the coding sequence ATGCCAATGTATCCACGGATTCGGGACCTGCGGGAAGACAGCGACAGAAATCAGACCGAGCTTGCCGGACTCTTGGGCATGTCTCAGACCGGCTATTCCAAATATGAGACAGGGGAAAATGAGATTCCGGTGTCCGTTCTCATAAAGCTGGCGGACCTGTACCAGACCAGCACGGACTATCTGCTGGGCCGCACTGACCAGAAGACACCCTATCCACCCCGTAAGTAG
- a CDS encoding pyridoxamine 5'-phosphate oxidase family protein has protein sequence MQEVIQFLQENPVQYLATVGRDGRAKCRPFMFSGELDGKLWFCTNHTKEVYQDMQRNPYIEITTSSPEYAWLRLSGEATFENNMAAKEMCMRNPIVKGQYGGADNPIFEVFYLKNAHAVLADFSGNPPKEYTL, from the coding sequence ATGCAGGAAGTCATTCAATTTTTACAGGAAAATCCCGTTCAATATCTGGCGACGGTAGGCCGGGACGGGAGGGCAAAATGCCGACCGTTCATGTTCAGCGGAGAATTGGATGGAAAGCTGTGGTTTTGTACGAACCATACCAAGGAAGTCTATCAGGACATGCAAAGGAACCCCTATATTGAGATCACAACTTCCAGCCCGGAGTATGCGTGGCTTCGGCTGAGTGGAGAGGCGACGTTTGAAAACAATATGGCGGCAAAGGAGATGTGTATGCGCAACCCGATTGTCAAGGGACAGTATGGAGGAGCGGACAACCCCATTTTCGAGGTGTTTTATCTCAAAAACGCGCATGCGGTTCTGGCTGACTTTTCAGGTAATCCGCCAAAGGAGTATACGCTCTAA
- a CDS encoding winged helix-turn-helix transcriptional regulator, with protein MQSLQELPACPVETTLALIGDKWKVLILRDLLPGTKRFGELKRSIGSVSQKVLTAQLRDMESKGLVHREVYPEVPPRVEYSLTHLGRSLAPILDAMRNWGETYQEHWRADDL; from the coding sequence ATGCAGTCGCTACAAGAGCTGCCGGCGTGCCCGGTGGAGACAACGCTGGCCCTGATCGGAGATAAATGGAAGGTTCTGATTCTTCGGGACCTGTTGCCGGGAACAAAGCGGTTCGGGGAACTGAAACGGTCGATTGGGAGCGTATCGCAAAAAGTGCTGACCGCCCAGCTCCGGGACATGGAGTCCAAGGGGCTTGTTCACCGGGAAGTTTACCCGGAGGTCCCGCCCCGTGTGGAATACAGTCTGACCCATCTAGGGCGCAGTCTCGCTCCCATTTTGGACGCCATGCGGAATTGGGGCGAGACATACCAAGAGCATTGGCGGGCCGACGACCTTTGA
- a CDS encoding helix-turn-helix transcriptional regulator — translation MKNRLEELRKARGIKQEELAEALEVSRQTIGSLENGRYNPSILLAFKLARFFGMTIEEIFIYEEDAT, via the coding sequence ATGAAGAACCGGTTGGAAGAGCTGCGAAAGGCTCGGGGGATCAAACAGGAGGAACTGGCGGAGGCGTTGGAGGTCTCCCGTCAGACGATTGGCTCCCTGGAGAACGGGCGGTACAATCCCTCTATTCTGCTGGCGTTCAAGCTGGCCAGATTCTTTGGAATGACGATTGAGGAAATTTTTATCTACGAGGAGGATGCGACATGA
- a CDS encoding DUF4364 family protein, with protein MPGKGFVQDELDLKVLILYIAARVIEPVPFDTILDLTLCDDAIDYFDFSECLRDLVDTGHLTLSEEGLYAITEKGLRNSKICESSLAYSVRLRCDKNLEAWNRKLRRKNQVKAAYEKRSNGTFTVKLNLQDDMGELLGLQLMVPREDMAKAVATRFQKTPERLYSTLLSMLLQDEE; from the coding sequence ATGCCCGGAAAGGGCTTTGTGCAGGACGAGCTGGACTTAAAGGTGCTCATCCTCTATATCGCTGCCCGCGTCATTGAGCCGGTGCCCTTTGACACCATACTGGACCTGACGCTGTGTGACGACGCCATCGACTATTTTGATTTCTCTGAGTGCCTGCGGGACCTGGTAGATACCGGGCATCTGACCCTCTCGGAGGAAGGGCTGTACGCCATTACGGAAAAGGGACTGCGCAACAGCAAAATCTGCGAGAGCAGTCTGGCCTATTCCGTGCGGCTGCGCTGCGACAAAAATTTGGAGGCCTGGAACCGGAAGCTGCGCCGGAAAAACCAGGTAAAGGCAGCCTATGAAAAACGCTCCAATGGGACCTTTACCGTAAAGCTGAATTTGCAGGACGATATGGGCGAGCTTCTAGGATTACAGCTCATGGTCCCACGGGAAGATATGGCCAAAGCGGTGGCTACTCGGTTTCAAAAGACCCCGGAGCGACTGTACAGCACGCTGCTGAGCATGCTGCTTCAGGACGAGGAGTGA